A single window of Helicobacter pylori NCTC 11637 = CCUG 17874 = ATCC 43504 = JCM 12093 DNA harbors:
- a CDS encoding outer membrane beta-barrel protein: MIKRIACILSLSASLALAGEVNGFFMGAGYQQGRYGPYNSNYSDWRHGNDLYGLNFKLGFVGFANKWFGARVYGFLDWFNTSGTEHTKTNLLTYGGGGDLIVNLIPLDKFALGLIGGVQLAGNTWMFPYDVNQTRFQFLWNLGGRMRIGDRSTFEAGVKFPMVNQGSKDVGLIRYYSWYVDYVFTF, translated from the coding sequence ATGATTAAAAGAATTGCTTGTATTTTAAGCTTGAGCGCGAGTTTAGCGCTGGCTGGCGAAGTGAATGGCTTTTTTATGGGTGCGGGTTATCAGCAAGGTCGTTATGGTCCTTATAACAGCAATTACTCTGATTGGCGCCATGGCAATGATCTTTATGGTTTGAATTTCAAATTAGGTTTTGTAGGCTTTGCCAATAAATGGTTTGGGGCTAGGGTGTATGGCTTTTTAGATTGGTTTAACACTTCAGGGACTGAACATACCAAAACCAATTTGCTCACCTATGGTGGCGGTGGCGATTTGATTGTCAATCTCATTCCTTTGGATAAATTCGCTCTGGGTCTCATTGGTGGCGTTCAGTTAGCCGGAAACACTTGGATGTTCCCTTATGATGTCAATCAAACGAGATTCCAGTTCTTATGGAATTTAGGCGGAAGAATGCGCATTGGGGATCGCAGCACGTTTGAAGCGGGCGTGAAATTCCCTATGGTTAATCAGGGCAGTAAAGATGTAGGGCTTATCCGCTACTATTCTTGGTATGTGGATTATGTCTTCACTTTTTAA
- a CDS encoding cation:proton antiporter yields the protein MENSTLYIVIAGLWLAVGFGIFLKKLDMPVIIGYICTGTVLAAFFKINDFDLLSDIGEFGIVFLMFMIGIEFNFDKLKSIKQEVLVFGLLQVVLCALIAFLLGYFVLGLSPIFSLVLGMGLSLSSTAIVLKFFEDSKQLSTPMGKSAVGILIFQDIAAIPMLLILTILGSKDSNVNLLILKTFISAGIILILLLLPGKKGANLILEQAKDTRLPEIFIGTILVIVCSAAGLSHFFGFSMSLGAFIVGMAISKSRYKINVQEEFAQLKNLFLALFFITIGMQINISFFIDKIFAVIFSLILVMGFKTAIIYALLRFFRDSKTAIKTALSLAQIGEFSFVIFLNSGSHQLFNLQEKKGILGFLHQKNILSIAQNDIHQFLILMVVFSMLATPFILKYLESIAQFILHQKSQENEPAKK from the coding sequence ATGGAAAACAGCACACTTTATATTGTTATTGCTGGCTTATGGCTTGCTGTGGGCTTTGGAATCTTTTTAAAGAAATTAGACATGCCCGTTATCATTGGTTACATTTGCACAGGAACGGTCTTAGCGGCTTTTTTTAAAATTAATGATTTTGATTTGTTGTCTGATATTGGCGAATTTGGTATCGTCTTTTTAATGTTTATGATAGGCATTGAGTTTAATTTTGACAAACTCAAATCCATCAAACAAGAAGTGCTGGTTTTTGGGCTTTTACAAGTCGTTTTATGCGCTTTAATCGCTTTTTTATTGGGGTATTTTGTTTTGGGTCTTTCACCCATTTTTTCCCTTGTTTTAGGCATGGGGCTTTCGCTCTCTTCAACCGCTATTGTGCTGAAATTCTTTGAAGATTCCAAACAGCTTAGCACGCCCATGGGAAAGAGCGCGGTGGGGATTTTGATTTTCCAAGATATTGCAGCCATTCCCATGCTTTTAATTTTGACGATTCTAGGCAGTAAAGATTCTAATGTTAATTTACTCATTCTTAAAACCTTTATTTCAGCAGGGATTATTTTAATTCTTTTGTTATTGCCTGGAAAAAAAGGGGCTAATCTCATCTTAGAGCAAGCAAAAGACACGCGCTTGCCTGAAATTTTTATAGGCACGATTTTAGTGATTGTTTGCAGCGCAGCAGGGTTGAGCCATTTTTTTGGGTTTTCTATGTCTTTAGGAGCGTTCATTGTGGGCATGGCCATTTCTAAATCGCGCTATAAAATCAATGTCCAAGAAGAATTCGCGCAATTAAAAAACCTCTTCTTAGCCCTTTTTTTCATTACGATAGGGATGCAAATCAATATTAGTTTTTTTATAGACAAGATCTTTGCAGTCATTTTCTCGCTCATTTTAGTGATGGGTTTTAAGACGGCTATCATTTATGCGCTTTTGCGTTTTTTTAGAGACTCTAAAACTGCCATAAAAACCGCCCTTTCTTTGGCGCAAATCGGGGAGTTTTCTTTTGTTATCTTTTTAAATTCAGGCTCGCACCAGCTCTTTAATTTGCAAGAAAAAAAAGGGATTCTTGGTTTTTTGCACCAAAAAAATATCTTAAGTATCGCTCAAAATGACATCCACCAATTCCTTATCCTTATGGTGGTTTTTTCTATGTTAGCAACCCCTTTTATTTTAAAATACCTAGAATCTATCGCTCAATTTATTTTGCACCAAAAGAGCCAAGAAAATGAGCCGGCTAAAAAATAA
- a CDS encoding M3 family oligoendopeptidase, with translation MKEQEWDLSALFENKGSAEEFLKTLQTEVQEFENAYQNNLKNLDATGFANALKHYENLSEKISRVMTYAQLLFAKNTKEAKFYSQCEMACANIQQHLLFFEIEFKNLDAKKQLAFIKKCKDHAFYLNNLIEKKKHTLNLDEEKIALALSPVGVGAFSRLFDEHFSSLKIPFEEQNLSEEEILALLHNPKRKIRKKSQKAFSKALEKSRPLLTYILNMVRKDLLIETRLRKYDKKESFRHIDNQISQESVDSMIEIVNANFSLVHRYYHQKAQILGHKLKDYDRYAPLSDENTTMTYSQALEEVLNTLKAFSPEFYKIASKAIKEGWVDSHPKDFKQGGAFSHGGVPSAHPYVLLNYTGNRRDAFTIAHEFGHMIHQELSKKQGVLNMDTPLTTAETASVFSEMLFFEHLKKGLKSDELLFMLAGKLEDIFSTLFRQVVMTNFERRIHEIDEELDTKDFDRIWFEENQRMFEKSVKLTKNYHLWWSYIPHFIHSPFYCYAYSYGQLLTLALYGLYKKSDAKEFVKTYTEFLSLGGSKSPKELVSMFGFDIDSKEFWEIGMQEVRHLLEEFERLLACKEN, from the coding sequence ATGAAAGAGCAAGAATGGGATTTAAGTGCTTTATTTGAAAATAAAGGAAGCGCAGAAGAATTTTTAAAAACCTTACAAACAGAAGTGCAAGAATTTGAGAACGCTTATCAAAATAACCTTAAGAATTTAGACGCTACAGGATTTGCCAACGCTCTTAAACATTACGAAAATTTGTCAGAAAAAATCTCTAGGGTGATGACTTACGCTCAATTACTCTTTGCTAAGAACACCAAAGAAGCGAAGTTTTATTCGCAATGCGAAATGGCTTGTGCAAATATCCAACAACACCTTTTATTCTTTGAAATTGAATTTAAAAATTTAGACGCCAAAAAACAACTCGCTTTCATTAAAAAATGCAAAGACCATGCTTTTTATCTAAACAACCTCATAGAAAAGAAAAAGCACACCTTAAATTTAGATGAAGAAAAGATCGCCCTAGCCCTTTCACCTGTGGGGGTGGGTGCGTTTAGCCGTCTTTTTGATGAGCATTTTTCTTCTTTGAAAATCCCTTTTGAAGAGCAAAATTTAAGCGAGGAAGAAATTTTAGCCCTCTTGCACAACCCCAAACGCAAGATCCGTAAAAAATCTCAAAAAGCTTTCAGCAAAGCGTTAGAAAAATCCCGCCCTTTGCTCACTTACATTTTAAACATGGTGCGTAAAGATTTGCTCATTGAAACTAGGCTAAGAAAATACGATAAAAAAGAGAGTTTCCGCCACATTGACAACCAGATCTCCCAAGAGAGCGTGGATAGCATGATAGAGATTGTGAACGCTAATTTTTCCTTAGTGCATCGTTACTACCATCAAAAAGCGCAAATTTTAGGGCATAAACTCAAAGACTACGATCGCTACGCCCCTTTAAGCGATGAAAACACCACCATGACTTACTCTCAAGCTTTAGAAGAAGTGCTTAACACCCTTAAAGCCTTTAGCCCTGAATTTTACAAAATCGCTTCTAAAGCGATCAAAGAAGGCTGGGTGGATTCACACCCTAAAGACTTTAAGCAAGGCGGGGCTTTTAGCCATGGCGGGGTGCCTAGCGCTCACCCTTATGTATTATTAAACTACACAGGAAATCGCCGAGACGCTTTCACTATCGCTCATGAATTTGGGCATATGATCCACCAAGAATTGTCCAAAAAACAAGGCGTATTGAACATGGATACGCCCTTAACCACCGCAGAAACCGCTTCTGTCTTTTCTGAAATGCTGTTTTTTGAGCATTTAAAAAAGGGTTTAAAATCTGACGAGCTCCTTTTCATGCTGGCCGGCAAATTAGAGGATATTTTTTCTACCCTTTTTAGGCAAGTAGTGATGACTAATTTTGAAAGAAGAATCCATGAAATTGATGAAGAATTAGACACCAAAGATTTTGATCGAATCTGGTTTGAAGAAAATCAAAGAATGTTTGAAAAGAGCGTGAAACTCACTAAAAACTACCATTTATGGTGGAGCTATATCCCCCATTTTATCCATTCGCCTTTTTATTGCTACGCTTATAGTTACGGGCAGCTTTTAACTTTAGCGCTTTATGGGCTTTATAAAAAAAGCGACGCTAAAGAGTTTGTTAAAACTTACACGGAATTTTTGAGCTTAGGAGGGTCAAAAAGCCCTAAAGAATTAGTGTCCATGTTTGGCTTTGACATTGATAGCAAAGAATTTTGGGAAATTGGCATGCAAGAGGTGCGCCATTTGTTAGAAGAATTTGAAAGGTTGCTCGCATGCAAAGAGAATTAA